GTCGCCGCCGTGGCCCCCTGGAACGTCCCGCAGTTCGTCGCGGCGGCCAAGCTCGCCCCCGCGCTGCTCGCCGGCTGCACGGCGATCCTGAAGCCGTCGCCCGAGTCGCCCCTCGACGCGTACATCCTCGGGGAGATCACGAAGGAGGCCGGACTGCCGCCCGGCGTCCTCTCCATCCTCCCGGCCGACCGCGAGGTCAGCGAGTACCTCGTCGGACACCCCGGCATCGACAAGGTCTCCTTCACCGGCTCGGTGGCCGCCGGCAAGCGCGTGATGGAGGTCGCCTCCCGTCAACTCACTCGCGTGACACTGGAGTTGGGCGGGAAGTCGGCGGCCGTCGTCCTCCCCGACGCCGACCTGGACACCACCGTGCCCGGCATCGTCTCCGCCGCCTGGATGAACAACGGGCAGGCGTGCGTGGCCCAGACCCGCATCCTCCTCCCGCGCTCCCGCTACGACGAGTTCGCGGACGCCTTCACCCAGGCCGCGAGCGCGCTGGTGGTCGGCGACCCGCTCGACCCGGCGACCCAGGTCGGCCCACTGGTCGCGAAGCGGCAGCAGCAGCGCAACCTCGACTACATCCGCATCGGCCAGGAGGAGGGCGCGAAGATCCTCACCGGCGGCGGACGCCCCGCCGGCCTCGACCGCGGCTGGTACGTCGAACCGACCCTCTTCGGCGACGTCGACAACTCGATGCGCATCGCCCGCGAGGAGATCTTCGGCCCGGTCATCTGCCTGATCCCGTACGGCGACGAGTCCGAGGCGGTGAAGATCGCGAACGACTCCGACTACGGCCTCTCCGGCAGCGTGTGGACGGCCGACGTCGCACACGGCATCGAGATCGCCCGCCAGGTCCGTACCGGCACCTACTCGGTGAACACCTTCAGCCTCGACATGCTCGGCCCGTTCGGCGGCTACAAGAACTCGGGGCTGGGGCGGGAGTTCGGACCCGAGGGGTTCGGCGAGTACCTGGAGCACAAGATGATCCACCTCCCCGCCGGCTGGGAGGGCTAGAGCCCATGGGCGACCGCTGGCACGTGGAGGTCGACCGCTCGCTGTGCATCGGCTCGGCCCAGTGCGTCCACCGGGCACCGGACGGGTTCCGCCTCGACACGGGGATGCAGTCCCACCCCGTCGAACCGGACACGGACGCCAACGAGAAGGTCCTGGCGGCGGCGGAGAACTGTCCGGTGGAGGCGATCATGATCACGCTGCTGGGAGGTGGGGAGCCGGTCTTTCCGCCGGAGGAGTAGCGAGGGCGGGGCGGGTGCGGCCCGGTCCCTGTTCGCCACCCGCCCGCCCGTTCCCCGTATCTGATCAGCGCGGGCCGGCACCATCCAGCCCGTCCGGCGTTCGAGGACGAGGTCCCTTCAGGGCCGTAGTGGGGGTATGGGGGCGGCAGCGCCCGGGGATGGGGCGGGTAGGGGCGGCGGGGGCGAAGACCTCACCGCCCGCCCGGCTCCCCGGAGGGATCCGTCAGGTCGATCAGCCGGCACACCGTCTCGATGTCGATCTTCACCTGGGCGATCGAGGCGCGGCCCGACAGCCAGGTGATCAGCGCCGAGTGCCAGGTGTGCTCGATGACGCGGACCGCCGAGAGCTGCTCGGGCGTCGGGTGCCCCCGGCCCGGGTCGCCCAGCCCCATCGAGTCCAGGATGATCGCCGTCGTCTGACGGGAGACCTGGTCGACCTCCGGCGAGACACTGCGGTCCGCGAACGTCAGCGCCCGCACCATCGCGTCCGCCAGATGCGGCTCACGCTGGAGCGCGCGGAAGGCGCGCATCAGGGTCTCCGCGACCCGCTCCGCGGCCGTCTCACCCGTCGGCGGCTTCTTGCGCAGTGTGCCGTGCATGTGTTCCAGCTGGTCCTGCATGGTGGCGACCAGCAGATGGACCTTGGACGGGAAGTACCGGTAGAGCGTGCCGAGCGCGACCTGCGAGGACTCCGCGACCTCCCGCATCTGCACCGCGTCGAACCCGCCCCGGCTCGCCAACTGCGCGCTCGCGTGCAGGATCCGCCGCCGCCGGGCCTGCTGCCGCTCGGTGAGCGGAGCGGACGGCGGCAGCGCGGCAGCCGGCGAACCGGAACCGGACGTGGCCCCGGAACCGGACGTGGCCCCGGAACCGGACGTGGCCACGGAACCCGATGCCGCCCCGGACCGGGACGCCGGACCGGACGGCGAACTCGGTCGCGCCGTGTGTGCTTCCACCTTCGCGTCGGCAGGCATGGGTCCCGTTCCGTGACAGTCGGTGATCGCGTGACGATCAGGCGGTGATCAGGCAGCGATCCGGCAGGCGTATGTCAGCAAACAGTCAGCATGGCACGTCGGGTCGTGCGGCGGCCGTGGTGCGAATCACCTGATCCACCGCTCACAGCCGAGGTGCCTGCCGGTAGATTCGGAGCCTCCTGAACGAT
The DNA window shown above is from Streptomyces sp. NBC_01451 and carries:
- a CDS encoding aldehyde dehydrogenase produces the protein MTELVEHGQLFIGGELTDPLGKDVIEVISPHTEEVIGRVPHASTADVDRAVAAARTAFDEGPWPRTSLDERIAVVTRIKDGIAARYEEIGRVISSENGSPYSWSVLAQALGAMMVWDAAITVARDFTYEETRDGVLGRILVRREPVGVVAAVAPWNVPQFVAAAKLAPALLAGCTAILKPSPESPLDAYILGEITKEAGLPPGVLSILPADREVSEYLVGHPGIDKVSFTGSVAAGKRVMEVASRQLTRVTLELGGKSAAVVLPDADLDTTVPGIVSAAWMNNGQACVAQTRILLPRSRYDEFADAFTQAASALVVGDPLDPATQVGPLVAKRQQQRNLDYIRIGQEEGAKILTGGGRPAGLDRGWYVEPTLFGDVDNSMRIAREEIFGPVICLIPYGDESEAVKIANDSDYGLSGSVWTADVAHGIEIARQVRTGTYSVNTFSLDMLGPFGGYKNSGLGREFGPEGFGEYLEHKMIHLPAGWEG
- a CDS encoding ferredoxin — translated: MGDRWHVEVDRSLCIGSAQCVHRAPDGFRLDTGMQSHPVEPDTDANEKVLAAAENCPVEAIMITLLGGGEPVFPPEE
- a CDS encoding TetR family transcriptional regulator, translated to MPADAKVEAHTARPSSPSGPASRSGAASGSVATSGSGATSGSGATSGSGSPAAALPPSAPLTERQQARRRRILHASAQLASRGGFDAVQMREVAESSQVALGTLYRYFPSKVHLLVATMQDQLEHMHGTLRKKPPTGETAAERVAETLMRAFRALQREPHLADAMVRALTFADRSVSPEVDQVSRQTTAIILDSMGLGDPGRGHPTPEQLSAVRVIEHTWHSALITWLSGRASIAQVKIDIETVCRLIDLTDPSGEPGGR